Sequence from the Argentina anserina chromosome 7, drPotAnse1.1, whole genome shotgun sequence genome:
GTCTTAATTATGAATTATTCTATAATACTAActattttatttcaattaatttcatAATTATTGAGAAAATCATGAAACTTTTTAATAAAACATATGAAAAAGTTAGGTGAAAATGAATTTCGATTTATAgaagatatgtatatataggtaGTTTTTGGCTATATGCATAGGATATTTGATTAGATACTTTTTGTAGTTAACTTGAGGTTTTGAAAATCATCTGGTGTGTaggaaatttatttttatatttattttcatttgatacctATGTATTAGAGTCATTTTTTATTATACCTCTTCGTTAGATTTGTCACTACATTATACCTATATTTAGTTAGAAGGTTATAGTACTCAAGCCCTACATAATAGGTAAATTAGAAATGTAAATAACTATAATTAAAAAACTATCTCGATCAAAATAATATAcctaaaaagaagagaaaaaataacaaagaaCAATATCACTATGTACCTTATAATCAGATATCATTCGTGCTTGTACAAAGACACCAATTATGAGTGTAAAAGTGAATATGCAAAACTCTTACTCTCATTTGAGCCATTTCTTCCCCTTCTCCAAccctttcttttatttcaaaGTAATTTTCCGATTATCAGTCAGTCTGTTGAGTCACATGCAAGAAAAATTATTGATGCTTGTCTTCTTTCCCTAATTTCTTTGAAGCAAGTAGAAGTTTTTTCTAAAGATTCAAATGAAATGGGACTTTGAACTCTAGGTAAAATATGAAATTGTATTACCTACACATTAGGAAATAAAACTATATCACAAGTATatgtatacacacacacacatgcacTTAAGGTATAAAATCAAGAAAGTCATAATGTAATTGATTATGATGCATTTAAATGGAGTTAAATTTTAGTTTagcattcaaaattcaaacttatgttgaaattgagaaaatactaaattttgttttagttAATCTGAAGGACAAAATGGTGAAGACATAAAGaaatgaataaaaataacaataataaatgcttagtatatatatgaattgggTCTAAATCTAAAGAAAAATAGGATATgagtttattttttaaaaaaaagctCCAAAATTGAGtttatctctaattttctcttttttttctctctttttctctgcATAAATCTGATACTATTACGTAGAGttttattttgtgatttttcggtCAAACGAGCTTTATATTTCATCCTTATCTATAAGTTCTCCCAGTAGATTTTCAATTGTAAAATCATTTTATTCCATTACATTATACCTAGTTGACACACTGGCTTATCATCTATACATTTCGAAAGGACCAGGTTGGCCTTTTAGGACTATCCAGATATTTGTCAGTTAGAGTCTGCAGATGCGTTCTTAAAAGATGCCACAACCACAAGTGAAATTTTGTCTAGGAAAGAATAGGTTGCTGCACTTGCACTTGATGAAGTAGAAATGCTGAACCACGCAAGCAGGGGGGAATAAGAAGGCTTGATTGAAATTTGTCCCCTCTCAGCGATACATCAATCTACAACAGTTGGTGGAATTTACAAGATCTACTTCACTATTCTGTGTGATTGGTTGAGAGAATGTTGAGAGGTGTTGGTGGAAGGAAACAAACCACTGAAACCAGAGGAGAAGCTCATATCGCCTTGCTGATCTATAATAGTTAAATGCTGACCACTTGGGAAATTGCAGTAGTGCATTTGGATTTGTCCATTAGACTTTTGAGCAGAGTTCTGTGCCTCAATTGTTCAAATCAATTAAACCGTGCGACTACCTTTCCTATCATTTCTCACAGCATTTTGAAGGTAGAAGTATTTTCTGGTTTTCAGATATTGTGctattgaaacttgaaagtctATGTCAAACTCTTAAAATTGCAGACATTCATATTTTCTGATGCCCAAGTGATTCATAAACTTGCACATTTGACTTAATCTTTTGTGTTTCAATTGAACTATGCTGTACGTATAGCCTGTAAGATCAACATGTTTGATTAGTCACCCCAGTTACCCAGTAGTTCTCAAACTAAAATCAATGTCGTCATACTAAAGTGCTACTACTGTGTTCAACTTGTCCAAGCTAAACTGCGGctctcattttgaaagagagATTGGTGTGCAGAAATAGCCCTTCATGGCTTCATCGTCTCTTTTGTGTTAGTATACTCAGAGGTCTGGTCGGAGCAAACAAACCGGAACTATCACCTTGTTGATGCATATATTAGATTAGCCATTACAATTCTGGGTAATGTAATTAAGCACTTTAAGTGCAAATGTTTCATTCACGAATATGAAAAATCCAAAGAATACTCGGCAAGAGACTTGGAGGGAGTCGCATGGTTGACACCGCATGCAGGTGAGGAACAGCTTGTGTCAAATGCAGAAAAAACACACGTAAAGCTCTATCCATGCATGCAGATTTTCACCACGTGTCAATAGCTCACATCGTCCATCTGCCGCCGCTGGAATTGGAGACAAGTCAGACGACCGCAATACCACTTTAAAACCCTCTTCCCTCAGTTCCCTTCTCCATACACGTACTGAGATAACATCTTCACCGCTTGAGGAAAGCTCAAAATGTCTCAGACGCAGCAGGGGAAGGAAGAAGACTCTAATGTGCAGGTGGAGAAGTTATCAAACAATGAGGAGAACCAACACAAAAAAATTGATCATGAAGGGAAGGATCAAAAGGAACAGCACCCACTTCCACTAATGGCCTTGAATCATGTATCGAGGCTTTGTAGGAATGTGGAGGAGTCGGTAGATTTCTACACAAAAGTGTTGGGATTTGTCAAGATTGAGAGGCCACCGGCTTTAAATTTCAACGGTGCTTGGTTGTTTAACTATGGAGTTGGGATTCACTTGGTGCAGTCCAAGGATGAGGAGATGCGCCCTGCTGCAGATCAGGATCATTTGGATCCCATGGACAATCACATCTCATTTCAggttccttttttctttttttcttttttttttgcaatggAACTGTTCAAatgcaagttttttttttttgttagtcACACACAATTTAGACCTACATGCTTTTAGGATAGTGGGTCTGATACGAACAATAGCATGTACTTGTTCATGGATAAGATTCGTAGTCATACTTGAAATGTTTAAAAGGTCTAGCTTATTTATACTTGTTCATTGCTAATTTCTGGAATTTGAGTCCTGAGTTGCATCTCCCATGCCAGTGATGCTAATTGCTACCATGCTAGGTAGGAGTTGAATTTTACATCTGAGCTAAAATAATGAAAGAGGGCAAGACAACATCGGTTTAGCCTAGTAAGCTGCCAATGAGGATAAACCCGACTAAAATTACTACTATTGATTTGTTCAAGTCAAATGAGCCATTTTATTTAGACCATTTCTATATATAGTATACTGTATGCTGTGATTTGGTAATTTATGAACTGAATTTGCAGTGTGAGGACATGGATGCAATAGTGAAGAAATTGGAGGAGCTAAACATAGAATACCTGAAGAGGACGGTGGAGGATGATAAAAACCGGGCAAAAATTGATCAAATCTTCTTCAATGACCCTGATGGATTCATGATTGAGATATGCAATTGTGAGAATCTCAAGCTTGTTCCTGCAGGTTCCATGGGCAAACTAAAGCTGCCATTTGATAGGCATATTCCTCCTGTAGATGTGAGCGACTGAGGTATTGGTGGCAATTAAAGGAAGTAACTTTATCAACCACTCTCCTATTTGCCCACATATGATCATCTTCCATTCTTCCTAGATTAATGGCGTGTGTTGTTTTCATTTAGCATGCTTAATAGTTTATTCTAAAActctgaatttttttattaatttatttttatcttaaattcaatgataataaatatattaacaaATTTAGAGTTCCGGGTTTATCGTTTAGGGAGTTTAGGATTTTAGAAGTTTTACAGTtagtgtaacgaccccaaaattctgggcttaaaaactcaaaattctaaagtcgttaaacacaaaataatctcaataaaatcgaaattattCAAATGTCACAGTGGaacaattctgagttctcaattccactcagacaaaccaattattacaacccaaattataatccatacataaaatggaaatgtaataatcctcacaaatcactcacaaatctcacaaataacaTCACACCAAttcacgctaaaacctcaccacaagtaggatacgaacaacttcgagcctctgtagtcgtcactcaacctccactaatcagcacctgcggaattatcccctacaccatcgaattggtgcaccgggattgtaaacacaaacccggtaagcttatagctcgtatgagtaaaatcaaaatataattcgcatatcaaaatatatgaaagatcacaaaacaacaaatataaatgccctcatgagtcaatggacagcccatctggttgttccaaagaaatatgaaatgaaacgctcatgagaaaattaagtaacccttctggttaccaattgcatttataatacgggtaccaagaacgctggtacacatctgttacccctctcgtaatacaccgctgatattggatagccacccgctacccaacatccaaaataaactgagtacccatgagcagataaccacccgttacctcacatgcagtactaaggcagacagactagagctctaactgtatcgtaactttcgcccggccaaaagcTAGATTCTGACTTGTCAcatacgtacaataatctcacatcatattgtaccaaaaatcaggtccgaagacaattcacattttaacaatctcaatgttaaaaatcacgtacaataatctcacatcatattgtaccaaaaatcaggtccgaagacaattcacattttaacaatctcaatgttaaaaatcacgtacaataatctcacatcatattgtacaaatcaacgtcacaataaaatcatgatagtatattatatagcaaactatatatatatatatatatatacgtatttaattACCATttgtacgatatatatat
This genomic interval carries:
- the LOC126802688 gene encoding glyoxylase I 4; this translates as MSQTQQGKEEDSNVQVEKLSNNEENQHKKIDHEGKDQKEQHPLPLMALNHVSRLCRNVEESVDFYTKVLGFVKIERPPALNFNGAWLFNYGVGIHLVQSKDEEMRPAADQDHLDPMDNHISFQCEDMDAIVKKLEELNIEYLKRTVEDDKNRAKIDQIFFNDPDGFMIEICNCENLKLVPAGSMGKLKLPFDRHIPPVDVSD